Proteins from one Bacillus carboniphilus genomic window:
- a CDS encoding MFS transporter, translating to MSYIQKGTTPFRMANLALFAGGFNTFAILWSTQPLLPEIAKQFNISPTVSSLSVSATTITLAISLLLFGSLSEVFGRKSVMAISLIASSILVILTALSPSFHFLLLFRILQGIALAGLPAVAMAYLGEEIEPKSLGLAMGLYISGNSIGGMGGRIISGVLTDLFNWQMALVGIGVVSLLASLLFWYTLPDSKHFKPRKFEFTKLVGSLFSQFKEPGLIYLFAISFLLMGSFVSLYNYIGFQLLAPPYLLSQTVVGFIFIVYLVGTFSSTWMGMLADQHGRGLIIKISLLILLVGGIITIHSNLWVKILGIAIFTFGFFAGHSIASGWVGKIATHDKAQASALYLFSYYFGSSFGGTTGGIFYSGFGWIGVITMISLFAILAIGCAFALVGTHKRKQKLNVTSTHHI from the coding sequence ATGAGCTATATTCAGAAGGGGACAACTCCGTTTCGTATGGCGAACTTAGCGTTATTTGCAGGTGGATTCAATACGTTTGCCATTCTATGGAGTACACAACCTCTACTGCCAGAAATTGCTAAGCAGTTTAATATTTCACCAACCGTATCTAGCTTAAGTGTATCGGCGACTACAATTACTTTAGCTATTAGTCTATTACTTTTTGGATCCCTATCAGAGGTGTTTGGTAGAAAGTCAGTGATGGCCATTTCTTTAATTGCCTCATCTATTCTTGTCATTTTAACGGCATTAAGTCCAAGCTTTCATTTTTTACTTTTATTTAGAATATTACAGGGTATTGCTTTAGCTGGGTTACCAGCCGTTGCGATGGCCTATCTAGGCGAAGAAATTGAGCCAAAGAGTCTCGGTTTAGCCATGGGTTTATACATAAGTGGTAATTCCATTGGAGGAATGGGCGGCCGGATTATTAGTGGAGTTTTAACCGATCTCTTTAATTGGCAAATGGCTCTTGTTGGGATTGGAGTTGTCAGTCTTCTTGCTAGTTTACTATTTTGGTACACACTTCCGGATTCCAAACATTTTAAACCGCGTAAATTTGAGTTTACAAAACTAGTGGGTTCTTTATTTAGTCAATTTAAAGAGCCAGGTTTAATTTATTTGTTTGCTATAAGTTTTTTATTAATGGGTAGCTTCGTTAGCCTCTATAACTATATTGGATTTCAACTACTGGCTCCTCCATATTTATTAAGTCAGACAGTTGTTGGTTTTATTTTTATTGTGTATCTCGTAGGGACATTTAGTTCTACTTGGATGGGGATGCTTGCTGATCAACATGGGCGAGGGCTGATTATTAAAATATCTTTATTAATTTTATTGGTTGGAGGCATCATTACAATACACTCGAATTTGTGGGTCAAAATATTGGGAATTGCCATTTTTACTTTCGGGTTCTTTGCAGGTCACTCTATTGCAAGTGGATGGGTAGGTAAAATAGCAACGCATGATAAAGCACAAGCATCAGCCCTTTACTTGTTCTCCTATTATTTCGGTTCCAGTTTCGGTGGTACAACTGGGGGGATATTTTATAGTGGTTTCGGATGGATCGGTGTAATCACGATGATTTCGCTATTCGCTATTCTAGCCATTGGATGTGCATTTGCTCTTGTGGGTACCCATAAAAGGAAACAAAAATTGAACGTAACATCCACACATCATATATAA
- the opp4A gene encoding oligopeptide ABC transporter substrate-binding protein: MNFKKSSMLLMVMLLVLSIFLAACNSGDKEEGKTEDPGTTENNDNDEKDEDSGDEQPANDGPVKGGTLTYAMESEFEGLLDLAFYGIASDAEILGFINEGMYSYDENLQPIPWLADWTVSDDNLTYTFTLVQDDIKWHNGETLTMEDWVFALETIAHPDYTGPRYNYVQNVVGAEEYHAGEADSISGLVMSDDKQTLEVTFTKAAINNLTNLWSYPMAKAAFESIPVAEMEESDPVRKNPVGVGPFKVTNVLPGEAVEMVAHTDYWRGAPNLDKVIVKVIDGALTVGELETGNIHMTAFHPSILEQVQALDNVEIVEVPGLSYYYIGFKMGKWDGSKNIYDPNNKYASKNLRKAMLYAINRQEWVDAFFNGLGGPVNTPSPSAHWITASNDELPNNYTYDPAKAEELLDEAGYVDVDGDGFREDPNGDKFVINFGHYDTGNPTYEARARAITQYWGDVGLQAELVMTEVNLYYDMVEKDDPTIEAFYGGWGTGADPDPSGLWNETALWNYPRWVNDEANALLDDALDMDLLKDANGNIDNDKRKEIYIQWQSIVNEELPMLPIMELRDAWAINENVKGITFGVNGTNPANEWWIEQ; the protein is encoded by the coding sequence ATGAATTTCAAAAAATCATCAATGCTATTGATGGTCATGTTGTTAGTCCTATCTATCTTCCTAGCAGCTTGTAATAGTGGAGATAAGGAAGAAGGCAAAACAGAAGACCCAGGTACTACAGAAAATAATGATAACGACGAAAAAGATGAAGACAGTGGCGATGAACAGCCTGCAAATGATGGACCTGTAAAAGGTGGAACTCTTACTTACGCAATGGAAAGTGAGTTCGAAGGTCTTTTAGATCTTGCATTTTACGGAATCGCTTCTGATGCAGAAATTTTAGGGTTCATCAACGAAGGTATGTATTCTTATGATGAAAACCTTCAACCAATTCCTTGGTTAGCTGATTGGACAGTGTCAGATGATAACTTAACTTATACATTTACACTAGTTCAAGATGATATTAAGTGGCACAACGGTGAAACATTAACTATGGAGGACTGGGTATTTGCGTTAGAAACAATCGCACACCCTGATTATACAGGTCCTCGTTATAATTATGTTCAAAACGTTGTAGGTGCTGAAGAATATCACGCTGGAGAAGCGGATAGCATTTCTGGTTTAGTGATGTCTGATGACAAGCAAACACTTGAAGTTACGTTTACAAAAGCTGCAATTAACAACTTAACAAACCTTTGGTCTTATCCAATGGCTAAAGCTGCGTTTGAAAGTATTCCTGTAGCTGAAATGGAAGAATCTGATCCTGTTCGTAAGAATCCAGTTGGGGTTGGACCATTTAAAGTAACAAACGTTCTTCCTGGTGAAGCAGTTGAAATGGTTGCTCATACAGATTACTGGAGAGGTGCTCCAAACCTTGATAAAGTTATCGTCAAAGTAATTGATGGTGCATTAACAGTTGGGGAATTAGAAACTGGAAACATTCATATGACTGCTTTCCACCCATCTATTCTTGAACAAGTTCAAGCATTAGATAATGTTGAAATCGTTGAAGTTCCTGGTCTTTCCTACTACTACATTGGTTTCAAAATGGGTAAATGGGATGGAAGCAAGAACATTTATGATCCAAACAATAAATACGCTAGTAAAAACTTAAGAAAAGCTATGCTTTATGCAATTAACCGTCAAGAATGGGTAGACGCATTCTTTAACGGATTAGGTGGACCAGTTAATACACCAAGTCCATCTGCTCACTGGATTACTGCTTCTAATGACGAATTACCAAACAACTACACTTATGATCCAGCTAAAGCTGAAGAACTTCTTGACGAAGCTGGTTATGTAGATGTTGATGGTGATGGTTTCCGTGAAGATCCAAATGGAGACAAATTTGTAATCAACTTCGGTCACTATGACACTGGTAACCCAACTTACGAGGCACGTGCTCGTGCTATCACTCAATACTGGGGTGACGTTGGTTTACAAGCTGAACTTGTTATGACAGAAGTTAACCTATACTATGACATGGTTGAAAAAGACGACCCAACTATTGAAGCATTCTATGGTGGTTGGGGAACTGGTGCTGACCCAGATCCATCTGGATTATGGAATGAAACTGCTCTATGGAACTACCCACGTTGGGTAAATGATGAGGCAAACGCATTATTAGATGATGCTTTAGATATGGATCTTCTAAAAGATGCTAATGGCAACATCGATAACGATAAGCGTAAAGAAATCTATATCCAATGGCAATCTATTGTAAACGAAGAGCTACCTATGCTTCCAATCATGGAGCTTAGAGATGCTTGGGCTATTAACGAAAACGTTAAGGGCATCACATTCGGAGTAAATGGTACTAACCCTGCTAACGAGTGGTGGATTGAGCAATAA